Genomic DNA from Desulfuromonas versatilis:
AGGTGGAGTATTTCCGAGCGGGCGACGAGTTTTTCTCCAGGCTCGGCGCCGCGCACGTAGTTGACGTTGAGGTTGGTGGTGGTCACCTTGCGCCCCGCGGGGAGCAACGGCCGCGGGAAAAAACAGACCGTATCGACCAGGGTGGCGATAAGACCGCCGTGGGCGCCGCCGAAATAGTTCAGATGCGCCGGCCCCACCTCCACCTCCATGACGGCGAAAGCATCGCCGATCTCCGTCAGCCGGATGCCGAGGGTTTGCAGCAGGGGGATAGCGTTGCCGGACTCCAGGGTGGCAGGTTTCATGCAGACTCCTCCGAAGACAAGAGCGGCCCAGGGGACTGGGTGAATCAGCGCTGCGCCCGGCGCAGCCGCAGGAGCAGCCACAGGGCGTTGAACCAGCACCAGACCAGCAGGGTTGCCCCCAGGTGCCCCGCCGGATTGTCGGTCAGGCGGTCAAACCAGCGATCAAATACCCTCAGCACAGCCAGCGGCCCCTGCGCCGGGGGGATGTAACGGCGGAAACTGCGCCAGGCATCCCAGGCCAGGGCCAACTGCCATCCGTGGCGCCGGACATAGCCACCGGTCCGCCACCAGAGCTGCAGGCGCTCCGCTACGCCCTTGGCGCGCAGCAGTTCGCGGATTTTATCGAGAAAAGGCAGCAGATCCAGCCCCCTGGCCTGGTCCTGGCGCCGATAAATCGCCGCCGCCTCGCGGAAGAACTCGCTCCAGCCGATGGCCGCGAAGTTCATGATGAGGGCGTTGAGG
This window encodes:
- a CDS encoding PaaI family thioesterase, which gives rise to MKPATLESGNAIPLLQTLGIRLTEIGDAFAVMEVEVGPAHLNYFGGAHGGLIATLVDTVCFFPRPLLPAGRKVTTTNLNVNYVRGAEPGEKLVARSEILHLGRRTVSLAVRVVNGEGRLVAHGTATLQVISPPGQG